TATCAACCCGTAAGGTATCTGAGATAACCGAGGAGTTATGTGGAGTAAGGATATCCAAGTCATTGGTGTCGGAATTATGCAGGAGGCTGGATCCAGTTATAGAAGCGTGGAGAGATAGGTCTTTGAAGGATAAGGAGTATCCCTTTCTGATTGTAGATGCATTGGTTATAAGGGGTGAGGGAAGAAAACAGGGTCTTACATAGGAGCATGCTTATATGTGTAGGGGTGAACAGAGAAGGTATACGAGAAGTTTTGGGGTTTGTGGTAGGAGATAGCGAATCAGAGGAGAGCTGGGGGGATTTTTTCGGTTGGTTGAAAGATAGAGGTTTAAGAGGTGTGGATTTAGTGGTATCTGACGACCACAAGGGATTAGTAAAGGCTTTGAGGAGAAATTTTCAGGGGTCAAGCTGGCAGAGGTGTCAAACTCATTTTATACGGAACATACTATCTGCTTCACCTAAGGGTCTTCAGGGGGAGCTCAAGACTCGGATACAGGCTATTTTGCATGCTCCGGATATGGGGACAGCCAGGATGTTGTTGATGAGGGTTTTAGAGGAATACGAAGAAAAAGCTCCTAAGGCGATGAGGATTTTGGAAGAGGGATTTGACGATGCTGTGGCGATATTGTCTTTGCCGGAGAAGTATCGTAAGCGTCTGAGGACGACCAACAGTGTGGAGAGATTGAATGAGGAGATAAGGCGTAGGGAGAGGGTTATACGGATATTTCCAAGCAGGGAATCGGCAGTAAGGTTGCTTGGCGCAGTTCTTCTTGAGATAGACAACAAGTGGGCTGGTGGAAGGAAGTACCTTGATATGGATGAGTACTATGAATATCTTTCACAACAGCAATCTAGATCAAGCCCTAAAATCTATTGCCTTTAACAAAAAATAAGAAAAATGCATAAGACCATTACCAGAGACCAAAACAAATTTACACAAAATATAGGACTTGACCAATAATATTATTAATAAGTCTTCTGCCTTAAGCAATTTTATTTTCATTTCCGAACTGCCCCTAACTATATAGAAACTATCTTAATAGAAACTATCTTTAAAAATACTATATCCTATAAATTTACCATAGTTACTATTTGAGACTTTTGTACATAATCTAGTGCGACTTGTCCTTTTAAATTCATATACTGTTCTACTAAAATCCCTTCCATAACAATAAGAAAACGCCTTATAAATCTACAAAATTTTTAATATTTTGTATTTTTCTACAGCTCTTTAATTAACTTAGCTGGAACTCCTCCTATAACACATTTGCCACCAGGGAAAGATTTTGTTACCACACTTCCAGCAGCAACTATAGTTTGATTTCCTAAAATCACCCCTGGAAGAATCACAGAATTCATGCCAATCCAACACTTTTCTCCTATCACTACATCTTTAGCCGATAAGTGTTCATCTAAATTATATGGATTATGATTAGCAGTAATTATACCTACATTAGGTCGAATATATGTCCCATGCCCAATATAGATATGCCCTTTACCACATTGAAAATAACATCCTGGGCTTTGAAAATTATTTAAGTCATCATTATTGAAATGAATATTTCTATAGTCCATTATTTTCGTAAAAGGACATACTGGAAAAGGAATATTTCTGTTAAAACCTAAAATTTTTTGATACCATAGACCTCTCAGCACCCATTTCCAACCCGTATTATAAACTTCGAACCATTTCCCAGTTAAGTATTTATTATCATAAATTATATATCCTATTAAACGAATTATCGGTATCACTAAATACATAATAACAAATCTTCTAAGTTTATATCTAAACCTGTAACGCATTATATCTCCCCTTTTAATTTACATAAAAAGATCTCTATCTTACTTATTTTTTGTTTAATGATAGTAATAAAACTATTTAAAAAATATACTTCTATTTATAATCAAAAATACTCCTAAGCTTAATACTACACTCAATAAGTAAATAGTTTCTCCAGTATTTATCAAAAGAAACAAGATAGGTAAACAAATATATGGCGCGGCTAATAAACTCTGTTTAACTAAATATCCAAATACTTTCTTTATAGGTATGTCAATAACTTTCATTATATAAAAACAAATCCCAAAATAAATTATTGCACCACATAATCCCAAAAACTTTATAATAAATAAATCATTACCAACAAAGCCCCCCCATAACAAAACTCCAATTCTAGAAACAAATAAGCATATATTTGATATTAATAATTGAATTTGTTTATTCATTACAAAATAAACTGTCGACATTGGGGAAGAAATAAATTGAAAAAAAATCCAAATTGATAAATACCTTACATATTCACCGGCTGCTGCCCACTGTTTACCAAATACTAAAGAAAACAAATCCGGTGCAGATATGGCAATAAGGGCTAACGGCACCAATCCTATAGCCACTAATTTTTTAAAAACATCAAAAGTTATCTGTTCCAGATTTCCATTTATTTTCGCCTCATTAGCTCTAGGAAAGAATACCTGTGCTATAGCCCCACCTGCCACATTCATTGGAACCGTCAAGACTCTATGCCCCAAAGCATAAAACCCAACTACAGCCGGACTAAAAAAATATCCCAACAAAACAGGTATTATCATATGAGAAGCGACATTTAAAAGATTTGCCCATAAAGTATATAAAGGGAAATTTCTATATAAAATAAGTACATTTTTTAAACTTTTTCCATCAATAGACACATAAAACTTTTCTTTCTCTTCCTTCCAAACCCTCCAGGCCAGCCTTCCTGTTGCTGCCGCCTGTCCGGCTATATATCCGCCTATCAATCCCCCAGCACCAGCATTTAAGGAGGCCCCTGATGCTATCTGGGTAACAGCCGTAACTGAATTTTGGGTTATCTGCCTTATAGCTAATCTTTTGAATTGTTTACGCCTGGTGCTCCAGTAATTCAGGGCCTGGAAGGTTCCGGTCAAAAAAAGGCTTGCTGGCAAAAACCAGAGCCAGAAGGATATTTTGGGAGCACTTAATAGTAAAGCAAAACTGTCCCTAAAAAGGGCTACCAGTACCAGCACCATCAGGCTGGTAACCGAACATATCAGCAGGCACAATACCAAAAGATTAGCCGCATCTTCATCTTTCTCGGGCAGTACTATGGCCAGTTCATACCTCAGGCAGGCTATTACAGATAATATGCCCAGGATTGAGGTGTACAGGGCATATACACCGAAATCATCCGGGGTATAAAGCCTGGTTAAAATCGGGGCTATTAGTATAAGCAAGGCCTGGGCAAAGGTAGTTCCGGTCATTAAGGTTGCTACATTTCTTATAAAGCTGCCCGGGGGAAGCTTGTGATTAAGCCAGTTTTTAAATTTATCCATATAAGTTTGATGAGGAAGCAGGATTAATTACCATGCTCATCCCCTTCCCTCATCTCCCCCTCACTTCCCTGTATATCTCCTCTAAAAGCCACAGGGATTTTCGGCCTTCGCTGCCGTCGCAAACCGGTTTTTCCTTCCCGGCTAAAACATCCAGGACATTCCTGTAATAGCCGCTGTGTCCAAAGCCATATACGGAAGACGGGTTGGTGCTGGCTTTTTCTACTTCCCGGTCATAATCCCTGGTATCTGCAAATTCCCAGTGTTCTATCCTGTTCATGGCTATGCCGCTTATTCTGACCGTTCCTTTTTCGCCCAGGATGGTGATGGAGCCTTCCATATTTCTGGGATAAGTCAGCATGGTTACATTTATGGAGCCGATAGCCCCGTTTTTGAAACGGATGATGGCAGCCCCGGTGTCTTCAGCTTCTATTTTTCTTTCCAGGGTAGCTGTTATTGATTTTACTTCCTCTATTTCCCCTCCAAACCACTGCACCATGTCTACATAGTGGGAAGCCTGGTTCATGAAGGCTCCGCCGTCACATTTCCAGGTTCCCCGCCAGGGTGCCTGGTCGTAGTATTCCTGCGGCCTAGTCCAGAATACATTGGAAGTTATCATGTAAATCCTGCCAAAACGCCCTTCTTCGTAAGCCCTCCTTAAAAGCTGGATTGAAGGGTTTAAGCGGTTCTGCAGGACGACAAAGAGTTTTACCCCTCTGGCAGCACAGGTTTTTATAAGCTGGTCTGCTTCTTTAAGCCTTACCCCCATCGGCTTTTCGGTTATGACATGCTTGCCGTGCTCGGCAGCCATTATGCCGTGTTCAGGGTGCAGGCCGGAAGGAGTGCAGACAGATACAAAATCTATCTCCCTGATTTTAAGCATTTCTTCATATGATGATGTCCAGAAAGGTATGCCATATTTTTGAGCTGCTTCCCTGGCCCTTTCTGGTATAATGTCACAGCAGGCCACACATTCCGCATCCATCTGGGCAGCTATGGCTTCAAAGTGGTTCCTCGATATGCGACCGCAGCCGACAAGCCCTATTTTTATCATTCCTGATCCTCCTTATAATCTTTTCATCTGGCAAAAAATTTTCCTGCACTTTGGATCCCAGTATATATTCGCCGCTTACCAGCACTTCCACTATGGCCTGGTCTATTTCCGGCTTTATTTTCTGGTACTGGCTTACTAAGTCAAGCGTGGGGATTTTCATTTCTTATCTATCTTTTCTCCTCGTCAGGTCTTATTTCGGTTTCGCTTACTTTTATGTAGCCTGCTCCACATGCGGGACAGGCAGCAACATCATTCTTGAAATCAAGCTTTTCCCCACACTTGCATACCCATCCCTTAATCCGGGCAGGATTGCCGTAAACCAAAGCATAGTCTGGTATGTCCCTGGTTACTACTGCACCTGCTCCCACCAAGGCATATCTTCCAATAGTGCTGCCGCAGACAACTGTGGCATTAGCTCCGATGGAAGCCCCCTTTTTTATAAGGGTACTCCTGAACTCATCTTTTCTCTCAATAAAGGCACGGGGATTTATCACATTGGTAAAAACCATGGAGGGCCCCAAAAAAACATCGTCTTCACATATAACCCCGCTGTACAGGGAAACATTATTCTGCACCTTTACATTGTTGCCCAAAATGACTCCCGAAGCTACAAACACATTCTGCCCCAGAACGCAGTTTTTCCCTATGCGGCTATCCTTCATGACATGGCAGAAATGCCATATTTTTGTGCCTTCCCCTATTTCGCAAGGTTCATCTATATAACTGGAAGGGTGAACAAAGTATTTTTCCATAAGCTTCACCTACACTTCATCTACAAGAGTATAATTTTCTCTCGCCCGCTTTTTACCCCCCTGGTTGCATTGCGGGTGTCAAATACGCACTTGGCATGGTCTACAACCCACTGATAATCAATATTGCTGTGGTCAGTAGTTATTATTACAATATCCACACCTTTTACCAGCTCTTCCGTAAGGGGAACTGATTCCATGCTTATGTCGTGTTCACGGAACGCAGGAATAAAGGGGTCATGGTAAACTACTTCCATCCTTTCAGCCAGTAAAAGCTTTATGACATCTATAGCCGGGGATTCCCGACCATCTTCTATATCTTTTTTATAAGCTACCCCTAAAACCAGGGCCTTGGCACGGGAAGGAGCTGTGCCCTGCCTGTTTAATATGCGCACTGTTTTTTCCTTCACAAACTCTGGCATTCTGCGGTTTATCTCTCCAGCCAGGGATATGAAATGGGTGCTAAAGTTGTATTCCCTGGCTTTCCATTCCAGATAGTGAGGGTCAATAGGTATGCAGTGGCCTCCTACCCCCGGCCCCGGATAAAAAGGCATTATGCCAAAAGGCTTGGTAAAGGCAGCATCCAAAACTTCCCATACATTAAGCCCCATGCGGTCGCAAAGGAGGGCCATTTCATTCACCAGGGCAATATTTACCGCCCGGAAGGTGTTTTCAAAAACTTTGCTGAGTTCAGCCGCTTTGGCACATGATACAGCCACCACATTTTCAATAGTCTGGCTGTAGAATTCCATGGCTACTTCCAGAGATTCCGGATCCACCCCTCCTACCACCTTAAAGGTGTTCTTGGTGGTATACCTCTTGTTGCCCGGGTCAACCCGCTCCGGTGAATGAGCCAGGTAAAAGTCTTTCCCTGCCTTCAGGCCGGACGATTCCAACATGGGCAGCATTACCTCTTCGGTCGTACCCGGATAGGTGGTAGATTCCAGGGTTACAAGCTGCCCCCTTCTCAAATAAGGGGCTATCGATCTGGTTACCGACTCCACATACTGCAGGTCAGGGGTAAGGTTTTTGGTCAGGGGAGTAGGAACACATATCACTATTACATCCATCTTCGGCACACTTCTAAAGTCAGTTTCGGCTGCAAGCAGCCCTTTTTCCACCAGCATTTTCAGCTCATCATCTTTTACATCAAGTATGTAGTTTTCTCCCCGGTTTATTTTCTCCGCCCTTTTGGGGTTTTGTTCAATGCCTATCACCCTGTAGCCTACTTTGCCTTTTTCCACGGCAAAAGGAAGCCCTACATAACCCAGGCCTACTACTCCCACCAGCGCACTGCGGTCCCTGATTTTGGCTAGCAGTTCTGCTTTACAGCTATTCATGATTACCCCGTCCTTAACTATGATTTTTTATTTCTACCTGTTTTAATTTATATTTGTTTAAATACAGCAAACAGTGTTTGTCCTTTCCGCCTTAAAATCCTACCCCATCCCCCATTTCCTGCCTTCTGCCTCCTTTCGCTCATCGGCTGCGGCCACTTCGCCTGCCGCCTGGAATTCCGGGATAAGGGAATGTATGAAATCCATTACTGCTTTCCTGTCCAGTCTTCTGGCTCTGGTTATGGTTTTTTCCCATTCGTCTATCATGTTCAGGATATTAAGATTTTGAGGAGGCAGATGGCAGAGGAATATCCTTTCATGCCGGGTAGCCTCTATCTGCTCCCGGGCAGCAAAGAGCTCTTCATGCAGTTTTTCTCCCGGCCTTATGCCGGTAATCTTTATTTCAATATCTTCTCCTGGCTGGTAGCCCACGAGCCTTATCATGTCATATGCCAGATCCATTATTCTTACGGGTTCTCCCATGTCCAGGACAAATATTTCCCCTCCCATGGCCATGGCTCCTGCCTGGATTACCAGCTGGACCGCTTCCGGTATAGTCATGAAGTAACGGGTCATTTCCGGATGGGTTACGGTGACCGGTCCGCCTTTTTCAATCTGCTTTCTGAATATGGGAACCACACTCCCCCTGCTGCCCAGTACATTGCCGAAACGAACGGCAGCAAAAGTGGTCTGGCTCTTATGGTTCATCTCCTGGATTATAAGTTCGGCTGCCCTTTTGGTAGCTCCCATGACGTTAGACGGGTTTACCGCCTTGTCGGTCGAGATAAGGATAAAGGTTTCCGACTGAAAGCGATCCGCGGCTTCTGCCAGGTTGCGGGTACCGAAGATGTTGTTTTTTACCGCTTCCAGGGGGTGTTTTTCCATCATCGGCACATGTTTGTAGGCAGCCGCATGGAATACTACCTGCGGCCTGCAGGTGCCGAATATATGGATAAGCCGTTCCTTATCTCTTATATCTGCCAGCTCCGGCACGATATCAAGGGCAGGGAGATTTTCCCTCAGCTCATTTTCAATCTCAAACAGGTCATTTTCAGAGCAGTCAAGGAGAATGAGCCTTTTCGGTTTATTTACGGCTATCTGCCGGCACAGTTCAGAGCCGATGGAGCCCCCGGCCCCGCTTACCAGAACAGTTTTATCCTTAAGATAGCCGGCTATTTCATCCAGGTTTAGCTTTACCGGCTCCCTTTTCAGTAGGTCATCCAGTTCTATTTCTTTTATGCGGTATTTTCTGCCCAAGAGAGTATCGGCTCCCTGGAATATGCGGGCCTTCGCCCCAATCTGCCGGCATATCTGGTTAATCTCCCGGATGGTCCTGCCTCCTGCGGAAGGCATGGCTATTATTATCTCATCTATGTGATACTCTCTTACTATCCTGGGTATTGCTTCCCTGGTGCCTAAAACCGGGATGCCGTAAATGCTGAGCTTCTGCTTCATGGGATTATCATCGATGAAACCTACCGCCTCTAGGTTAAGCTTCCTGTTGTTCATTATTTCCCTTGCCACCATGGCACCTGCATCGCCGGCTCCTATAATTAGAACGCGGGAAGATGGAGAATTCCTGTTTGCCAGCATCATATCCCGCACAAGCCGCCATCCCAGACGGGAACTGCCTACAAACGCGATTATGAAAAACCAGGAAAGTATATATACACTGCGCGGCAGGGTGGGAAAGCCCAAAGCATAAATAAGGACCACCATTATTACTGCCCCGGCCGTGGCTGCCTTTAAAAGGCCGTACAGCTCCCTTATGCTCGCATACCGCCACATGCGGTGGTAAAGCCTTCCCAGGTAAAAACATATTATGTTTACCAGGATGTAATAGGGAAGGAGATAACGAAAAGCTGATACATACTGGCCCGGTATATCTCCTTCAAAGCGAAGGAGAAGCCCCGTCATGAGGGCTGCTGCTATTAACAGGCTGTCAATGAGTATGAGGATTATAATTCTTGCTGCTCCATTCAAGTTTCCCGCCGCCTTTGGTTTAATCTGCCTCTGCTCTACCTGCCATTTTAAGATATTCGGCATACCCATGGTTGTAGAAAGCAAAGCTCACATTTTAGTACAAGTTTCCAGTCCCGCTTATGTTCCCCCATATATCCTCAGCTGCTCTGGTATCTACACCAGGATGCAGATTATATTTTAAATGCAGACTATATTTTAGATGCAGATTATATTTTAAATACTTTGTAGCAAATATCAAGTGTATATTCTGTTCCCGGATAAGGTGGTATTTTGAGGTGATCTTATGAATAACAAAAGAAGCCCTTTGTCTGCTGCCAGGTATAACCCTTAAATACGAAAACACTTATCAGCTCAGGAATCTTGCTAGGATTGTTTTAACTTCATAGATGATTATTTCTACCTCTTTTATTTTCATGAAATATATTATTGCTCCATATATAAAGGCGCCGACGGCAGTGGCGATAATCAAAGCCCAGTTGCTGCCTAGGGGAGCCAGCATAAAATCGTAAGCAGCCTTGGCTAAAAGCCCCATGACCGCAGAAGCCAAAGCTGTCTTGCTAAGCGTTACAGCTATATTCCTTATCCCAAAGGGTCCTATCTTTTTTCTCAAACTTATAAACAGGAGGGCAACGGCCAAAATAGCCGATATGCTGGTAGCCAGAGCAAGCCCTCCAATACCCAAAAAACGGGACAGTATTATGTTCAATATGATATTGGCGGCGACAGCTATGGCTCCATTTACCATTGGGGTTTTAGTATCGTGCATGGCATAAAAAGCTCTGCTTAAAATTTCCCTATAAGCCACAGCGGTCATCCCCACCGCATAGAAGAACAAGGCGGACGAGGTAAGCTCCAATGCCTTTAGGTCGAAGGCTCCCCGGCCGAACAAAAACTTTATTACAGGAACGGAGAAAACCATTGTTCCTACCGTAAACGGAACCACGACAAGGCCTACCAAATTCATGGTTTTGGTCAGCATCCCCTTTAACCCAGCTATATTGTTAGCGGAAGCCATTCTCGAAATCGCAGGAAACATTACAGTCGCTACCGACATCACGAATATGCCCTGGTTAAAGCCATTAAGCCGGCTTGCATAATTAAGGGCAGATATCCCCCCCACCACTATCCGGGAAGCCAGGGTCCTGTCGACCAAAACGTTGATCTGGCTTACAGAGACTCCAAAAACGACCGGCAGCGCAAGAAGGACCATCTTTCTTATGTTGGGGTCCGACTTATCAAGGGTCAGGCAATAGCGGTAGCCTTTTTTGTAGGCAAAGGGCAGAAGAAAAAAAAGCTGAGACGCAGCAGCCAGGACAAGGCCAAGGGGCAGGAAAATGTTTTTTGTCCATGCGCTCAAGGTTATGGAGGCGATAACTATTATGTTGTATGGAAAGCCAATGAGGGCAGGCGGAATAAAGTCGTTTCGTATCTGGAGGAAACTTTTGAATATGTAAGTTACACCAGTAAAAAACACTGCCGCAATGCTTAACCTGGTAAAAAATACAGCCAAACGCAAGGTCTCACCGCTAAAACCAGAGGCAAATAGCTTAACAATAGGAACAGTGAAAGTGAGTCCTATTACAACTACAATAAAAGCAAAAAGGAGGATAAAATTAACTAGATTGTTTGAGAACCTAAAAGCTTCCTCTTCTCCTCTTTCCCTTTCAACCCTAGTAAAGATGGGAATATAGCTTGTAGAAAGCGCTGCTCCTACAAAGGCAAAGATGACCGCAGGGATAGTGAT
The DNA window shown above is from Thermovirga lienii DSM 17291 and carries:
- a CDS encoding hypothetical protein (COGs: COG0110 Acetyltransferase (isoleucine patch superfamily)~InterPro IPR001451~KEGG: oih:OB2887 hypothetical protein~SPTR: Capsular polysaccharide synthesis enzyme), producing MRYRFRYKLRRFVIMYLVIPIIRLIGYIIYDNKYLTGKWFEVYNTGWKWVLRGLWYQKILGFNRNIPFPVCPFTKIMDYRNIHFNNDDLNNFQSPGCYFQCGKGHIYIGHGTYIRPNVGIITANHNPYNLDEHLSAKDVVIGEKCWIGMNSVILPGVILGNQTIVAAGSVVTKSFPGGKCVIGGVPAKLIKEL
- a CDS encoding polysaccharide biosynthesis protein (PFAM: Polysaccharide biosynthesis protein~COGs: COG2244 Membrane protein involved in the export of O-antigen and teichoic acid~InterPro IPR002797~KEGG: mpl:Mpal_0587 polysaccharide biosynthesis protein~PFAM: polysaccharide biosynthesis protein~SPTR: Polysaccharide biosynthesis protein) — encoded protein: MDKFKNWLNHKLPPGSFIRNVATLMTGTTFAQALLILIAPILTRLYTPDDFGVYALYTSILGILSVIACLRYELAIVLPEKDEDAANLLVLCLLICSVTSLMVLVLVALFRDSFALLLSAPKISFWLWFLPASLFLTGTFQALNYWSTRRKQFKRLAIRQITQNSVTAVTQIASGASLNAGAGGLIGGYIAGQAAATGRLAWRVWKEEKEKFYVSIDGKSLKNVLILYRNFPLYTLWANLLNVASHMIIPVLLGYFFSPAVVGFYALGHRVLTVPMNVAGGAIAQVFFPRANEAKINGNLEQITFDVFKKLVAIGLVPLALIAISAPDLFSLVFGKQWAAAGEYVRYLSIWIFFQFISSPMSTVYFVMNKQIQLLISNICLFVSRIGVLLWGGFVGNDLFIIKFLGLCGAIIYFGICFYIMKVIDIPIKKVFGYLVKQSLLAAPYICLPILFLLINTGETIYLLSVVLSLGVFLIINRSIFFK
- a CDS encoding oxidoreductase domain protein (PFAM: Oxidoreductase family, NAD-binding Rossmann fold; Oxidoreductase family, C-terminal alpha/beta domain~COGs: COG0673 dehydrogenase and related protein~InterPro IPR000683: IPR004104~KEGG: swo:Swol_0706 putative oxidoreductase~PFAM: oxidoreductase domain protein; Oxidoreductase domain~SPTR: Putative oxidoreductase), which encodes MIKIGLVGCGRISRNHFEAIAAQMDAECVACCDIIPERAREAAQKYGIPFWTSSYEEMLKIREIDFVSVCTPSGLHPEHGIMAAEHGKHVITEKPMGVRLKEADQLIKTCAARGVKLFVVLQNRLNPSIQLLRRAYEEGRFGRIYMITSNVFWTRPQEYYDQAPWRGTWKCDGGAFMNQASHYVDMVQWFGGEIEEVKSITATLERKIEAEDTGAAIIRFKNGAIGSINVTMLTYPRNMEGSITILGEKGTVRISGIAMNRIEHWEFADTRDYDREVEKASTNPSSVYGFGHSGYYRNVLDVLAGKEKPVCDGSEGRKSLWLLEEIYREVRGR
- a CDS encoding transferase hexapeptide repeat containing protein (COGs: COG0110 Acetyltransferase (isoleucine patch superfamily)~InterPro IPR001451~KEGG: amt:Amet_3445 hexapeptide transferase family protein~PFAM: transferase hexapeptide repeat containing protein~SPTR: Hexapeptide transferase family protein), whose protein sequence is MEKYFVHPSSYIDEPCEIGEGTKIWHFCHVMKDSRIGKNCVLGQNVFVASGVILGNNVKVQNNVSLYSGVICEDDVFLGPSMVFTNVINPRAFIERKDEFRSTLIKKGASIGANATVVCGSTIGRYALVGAGAVVTRDIPDYALVYGNPARIKGWVCKCGEKLDFKNDVAACPACGAGYIKVSETEIRPDEEKR
- a CDS encoding nucleotide sugar dehydrogenase (PFAM: UDP-glucose/GDP-mannose dehydrogenase family, NAD binding domain; UDP-glucose/GDP-mannose dehydrogenase family, central domain; UDP-glucose/GDP-mannose dehydrogenase family, UDP binding domain~TIGRFAM: nucleotide sugar dehydrogenase~COGs: COG0677 UDP-N-acetyl-D-mannosaminuronate dehydrogenase~InterPro IPR017476: IPR001732: IPR014026: IPR014027~KEGG: rmr:Rmar_1675 nucleotide sugar dehydrogenase~PFAM: UDP-glucose/GDP-mannose dehydrogenase; UDP-glucose/GDP-mannose dehydrogenase dimerisation; UDP-glucose/GDP-mannose dehydrogenase~SPTR: Nucleotide sugar dehydrogenase;~TIGRFAM: nucleotide sugar dehydrogenase), producing the protein MNSCKAELLAKIRDRSALVGVVGLGYVGLPFAVEKGKVGYRVIGIEQNPKRAEKINRGENYILDVKDDELKMLVEKGLLAAETDFRSVPKMDVIVICVPTPLTKNLTPDLQYVESVTRSIAPYLRRGQLVTLESTTYPGTTEEVMLPMLESSGLKAGKDFYLAHSPERVDPGNKRYTTKNTFKVVGGVDPESLEVAMEFYSQTIENVVAVSCAKAAELSKVFENTFRAVNIALVNEMALLCDRMGLNVWEVLDAAFTKPFGIMPFYPGPGVGGHCIPIDPHYLEWKAREYNFSTHFISLAGEINRRMPEFVKEKTVRILNRQGTAPSRAKALVLGVAYKKDIEDGRESPAIDVIKLLLAERMEVVYHDPFIPAFREHDISMESVPLTEELVKGVDIVIITTDHSNIDYQWVVDHAKCVFDTRNATRGVKSGREKIILL
- a CDS encoding polysaccharide biosynthesis protein CapD (PFAM: Polysaccharide biosynthesis protein~COGs: COG1086 nucleoside-diphosphate sugar epimerase~InterPro IPR003869~KEGG: swo:Swol_0128 hypothetical protein~PFAM: polysaccharide biosynthesis protein CapD~SPTR: Putative uncharacterized protein); its protein translation is MNGAARIIILILIDSLLIAAALMTGLLLRFEGDIPGQYVSAFRYLLPYYILVNIICFYLGRLYHRMWRYASIRELYGLLKAATAGAVIMVVLIYALGFPTLPRSVYILSWFFIIAFVGSSRLGWRLVRDMMLANRNSPSSRVLIIGAGDAGAMVAREIMNNRKLNLEAVGFIDDNPMKQKLSIYGIPVLGTREAIPRIVREYHIDEIIIAMPSAGGRTIREINQICRQIGAKARIFQGADTLLGRKYRIKEIELDDLLKREPVKLNLDEIAGYLKDKTVLVSGAGGSIGSELCRQIAVNKPKRLILLDCSENDLFEIENELRENLPALDIVPELADIRDKERLIHIFGTCRPQVVFHAAAYKHVPMMEKHPLEAVKNNIFGTRNLAEAADRFQSETFILISTDKAVNPSNVMGATKRAAELIIQEMNHKSQTTFAAVRFGNVLGSRGSVVPIFRKQIEKGGPVTVTHPEMTRYFMTIPEAVQLVIQAGAMAMGGEIFVLDMGEPVRIMDLAYDMIRLVGYQPGEDIEIKITGIRPGEKLHEELFAAREQIEATRHERIFLCHLPPQNLNILNMIDEWEKTITRARRLDRKAVMDFIHSLIPEFQAAGEVAAADERKEAEGRKWGMG
- a CDS encoding integral membrane protein MviN (PFAM: MviN-like protein~TIGRFAM: integral membrane protein MviN~COGs: COG0728 membrane protein putative virulence factor~InterPro IPR004268~KEGG: cth:Cthe_2636 integral membrane protein MviN~PFAM: virulence factor MVIN family protein~SPTR: Integral membrane protein MviN;~TIGRFAM: integral membrane protein MviN), coding for MKKFIIWLTVISTASKFLGFLREIVLSYFYGASDVSDAYLISITIPAVIFAFVGAALSTSYIPIFTRVERERGEEEAFRFSNNLVNFILLFAFIVVVIGLTFTVPIVKLFASGFSGETLRLAVFFTRLSIAAVFFTGVTYIFKSFLQIRNDFIPPALIGFPYNIIVIASITLSAWTKNIFLPLGLVLAAASQLFFLLPFAYKKGYRYCLTLDKSDPNIRKMVLLALPVVFGVSVSQINVLVDRTLASRIVVGGISALNYASRLNGFNQGIFVMSVATVMFPAISRMASANNIAGLKGMLTKTMNLVGLVVVPFTVGTMVFSVPVIKFLFGRGAFDLKALELTSSALFFYAVGMTAVAYREILSRAFYAMHDTKTPMVNGAIAVAANIILNIILSRFLGIGGLALATSISAILAVALLFISLRKKIGPFGIRNIAVTLSKTALASAVMGLLAKAAYDFMLAPLGSNWALIIATAVGAFIYGAIIYFMKIKEVEIIIYEVKTILARFLS